The following coding sequences lie in one Myxococcales bacterium genomic window:
- a CDS encoding macro domain-containing protein produces MPTIFTQGDLFAEKDLNAYAFGATSSGHMDAGIAVAFKKRWPRLETEYAARCADGRFHLGDVFAFVDGETTVYTLALQEHWKAKAKLAALSRAMTRVVELATNAGVLRIGLPRVGTGLGGLEWLRVKSVLTKVSEHSRVELVVFEKFVRAKPASADAPPATELP; encoded by the coding sequence GTGCCGACGATCTTCACGCAGGGCGACCTCTTCGCGGAAAAAGACCTGAACGCGTACGCCTTCGGCGCCACGTCGTCGGGGCACATGGACGCCGGCATCGCCGTGGCCTTCAAGAAACGGTGGCCGCGCCTGGAGACCGAGTACGCCGCGCGCTGCGCCGACGGGCGGTTTCACCTCGGCGACGTGTTCGCGTTCGTCGACGGCGAGACGACGGTGTACACGCTCGCCCTCCAAGAGCACTGGAAGGCCAAGGCGAAGCTCGCCGCGCTCAGCCGGGCGATGACCCGCGTCGTGGAGCTCGCGACAAACGCCGGGGTCCTCCGCATCGGCCTGCCACGCGTCGGCACCGGCCTCGGTGGCCTCGAGTGGCTGCGTGTGAAGAGCGTGCTCACGAAGGTGAGCGAGCACAGCCGCGTCGAGCTCGTGGTGTTCGAGAAGTTCGTGCGCGCGAAGCCTGCCTCCGCCGACGCGCCGCCGGCGACGGAGCTCCCGTGA